Proteins encoded by one window of Microbacterium testaceum:
- a CDS encoding LysR family transcriptional regulator: protein MDVAHLRVLRELRDRGSVAAVAAAQHVSASAVSQQLAALQAHVPVPLTRRLGRALALTPAGEALAAAGTRVDEALVGAREAVGAFLDASDRPVRVSAFHSAALTLFGPLLRELDGSPPLHFADADVAHRDFPGLTADHDLVIAHRLAHDEPWPADRVVTVPLLEEPLDIALAADHPLARRSELRASDLVDERWVSVHAGFPLAGVLDHLSAHVGRPLEVAHRINEFSVTAEIVRAGAAVAVLPRTTTTPLAVDGLVLRPLADLTLVRHVDALARPDALAYAAVRRVLSVLRSVSARAAGASPGPDSA from the coding sequence ATGGATGTGGCTCACCTGCGCGTGTTGCGCGAACTCCGTGACCGGGGGAGCGTCGCCGCCGTCGCGGCGGCGCAGCACGTGTCGGCCTCCGCGGTCTCGCAGCAGCTGGCCGCCCTGCAGGCCCACGTTCCCGTTCCCCTCACGCGGCGCCTCGGGCGGGCCCTCGCCCTCACACCGGCCGGCGAAGCCCTCGCCGCGGCGGGAACGCGGGTCGACGAGGCCCTCGTGGGCGCGCGAGAGGCCGTCGGCGCCTTTCTCGACGCGAGCGATCGCCCGGTGCGCGTCTCGGCCTTCCACAGCGCCGCCCTCACGCTCTTCGGGCCCCTCCTGCGCGAACTCGACGGCTCTCCGCCCCTGCACTTCGCCGACGCCGACGTCGCGCACCGCGACTTTCCCGGGCTGACCGCCGACCACGACCTCGTCATCGCCCACCGCCTCGCCCACGACGAGCCGTGGCCCGCGGACCGCGTGGTGACGGTGCCGCTGCTCGAGGAGCCCCTCGACATCGCGCTCGCCGCGGACCACCCGCTCGCTCGACGCTCCGAGCTGCGTGCGTCCGACCTCGTCGACGAGAGATGGGTTTCGGTGCACGCCGGCTTCCCCCTCGCCGGGGTCCTCGATCACCTGTCGGCGCACGTCGGACGCCCTCTCGAGGTCGCCCACCGCATCAACGAGTTCTCGGTGACGGCCGAGATCGTCCGCGCGGGCGCGGCGGTGGCCGTCCTGCCCCGGACCACGACGACCCCGCTCGCTGTCGACGGACTCGTGCTGCGCCCCCTCGCCGATCTCACCCTCGTGCGTCACGTGGACGCCCTGGCCCGCCCCGACGCTCTCGCCTACGCGGCTGTGCGGCGCGTGCTGTCGGTGTTGCGGTCGGTGTCGGCGCGGGCGGCGGGCGCGTCCCCGGGTCCCGACTCCGCCTGA
- a CDS encoding WxL protein peptidoglycan domain-containing protein, with translation MRVALARGASAGMAGVFVAAIALAAAPPALADDAADSAVTWSVTPASAAGPDGRRVMQVELDPGQRVTEHLAVKNFSEREATFALSAADGYYTETGRFTMLPADRTSTDAGTWITVEPTVTLAPNETRVVSFEIAVPQNVTPGDHAAGVSASVRSTSAGADGTRVGVDSRVGFRVSTRVTGQLAPSVGVGEVRAEYTPSWNLFAPGSITYAYTAENTGNTALAVSDAAEATTTERGVLLPGESRDVRSDPQPAWPLFVLTKDVTVDAAVPDSTLAAAPVTRSVTVWAVPWVHLAAAVGVALIVAAVASGRRRSRQRLDDLVARAREEGRREAVEVS, from the coding sequence ATGAGGGTGGCGCTCGCGCGCGGAGCATCCGCCGGCATGGCGGGTGTCTTCGTGGCCGCGATCGCCCTCGCGGCGGCCCCGCCCGCCCTGGCCGACGACGCCGCCGACTCCGCGGTCACCTGGTCGGTCACCCCGGCCTCGGCCGCGGGGCCGGACGGCCGCCGCGTGATGCAGGTCGAACTCGACCCGGGTCAACGCGTCACCGAGCACCTCGCCGTGAAGAACTTCAGCGAGCGAGAGGCGACCTTCGCCCTGAGCGCCGCGGACGGCTACTACACCGAGACGGGGCGCTTCACGATGCTCCCCGCCGACCGCACCTCGACCGACGCCGGCACGTGGATCACGGTCGAACCGACGGTCACGCTCGCGCCCAACGAGACGCGGGTCGTGTCGTTCGAGATCGCCGTGCCGCAGAACGTCACCCCCGGAGACCACGCGGCCGGGGTCTCGGCATCCGTCCGATCCACCTCCGCGGGAGCAGACGGGACGAGGGTCGGTGTCGACAGTCGCGTCGGCTTCCGCGTGTCGACCCGCGTGACCGGGCAGCTGGCCCCGTCGGTGGGCGTCGGCGAGGTCCGCGCGGAATACACCCCGTCGTGGAACCTCTTCGCACCGGGGTCGATCACCTACGCCTACACGGCGGAGAACACCGGGAACACCGCCCTCGCCGTGAGCGACGCGGCCGAGGCGACGACGACGGAGCGCGGAGTGCTGCTGCCCGGCGAGTCTCGGGACGTGCGCTCCGATCCCCAGCCCGCGTGGCCGCTGTTCGTGCTGACGAAGGACGTGACGGTGGATGCCGCGGTGCCCGACTCGACGCTCGCCGCAGCTCCCGTGACGCGCAGCGTGACGGTGTGGGCGGTTCCGTGGGTGCACCTCGCCGCCGCGGTCGGCGTCGCCCTCATCGTCGCGGCCGTCGCGTCGGGTCGTCGTCGATCCCGCCAGCGCCTCGACGATCTCGTGGCCCGCGCTCGCGAAGAGGGTCGGCGCGAGGCGGTGGAGGTCTCATGA
- a CDS encoding DMT family transporter codes for MTRRAPEILVDVLLIAVAAIWGASFLAAKELVAETGVASGIALRFVVAASALGILCLLRRERMPRGRGLVIAALLGCSQAAVIGLETAGVHLTSATNAGLLISLALVFTPVLESIAARSWLPRSYFVAAGAAVAGVALLVSGGGLRAPNPGDALVIAAAVVRAVHVTASGHLTRGREDSTLTVVFVQLVVCALASTAVAGADLAPAMAGLSAAGWVDVIFLGLLCSVFAFVVQLWAVRRTSATRASILMGTEPVWALAVGVAIGGEVVGLPGLAGAALIIAASYAGQAIERRHRRSRAEASGGADGEAVSSGPRSVAATDPRPSP; via the coding sequence GTGACCCGCCGCGCTCCCGAGATCCTCGTCGACGTCCTCCTCATCGCCGTCGCCGCGATATGGGGGGCGAGCTTCCTCGCCGCGAAAGAACTGGTCGCCGAGACGGGGGTCGCCTCGGGCATCGCCCTGCGCTTCGTCGTCGCGGCGAGTGCTCTCGGCATCCTGTGTCTTCTTCGTCGGGAGCGGATGCCGCGCGGTCGCGGTCTCGTGATCGCCGCGCTCCTCGGCTGCTCGCAGGCGGCGGTGATCGGGCTCGAGACCGCGGGTGTGCACCTGACCTCGGCGACCAACGCGGGCCTGCTCATCAGTCTGGCCCTCGTCTTCACCCCGGTGCTGGAGAGCATCGCGGCGCGCTCGTGGCTCCCGCGGTCGTACTTCGTCGCGGCCGGGGCCGCGGTCGCCGGGGTCGCCCTGCTCGTCTCGGGAGGGGGCCTGCGGGCCCCCAACCCGGGGGATGCGCTCGTCATCGCGGCGGCGGTCGTCCGCGCCGTGCACGTCACCGCGAGCGGGCACCTCACCCGCGGGCGAGAGGACAGCACCCTCACAGTCGTGTTCGTGCAGCTCGTCGTGTGCGCTCTCGCCTCGACGGCCGTGGCCGGCGCCGATCTTGCGCCCGCGATGGCGGGGCTCTCGGCGGCCGGCTGGGTCGACGTGATCTTCCTCGGCCTGCTGTGCTCGGTGTTCGCCTTCGTGGTTCAGCTATGGGCGGTGCGGCGCACCTCGGCGACCCGCGCGAGCATCCTGATGGGCACGGAGCCGGTCTGGGCCCTCGCCGTGGGCGTGGCGATCGGGGGTGAAGTCGTCGGTCTTCCCGGACTCGCCGGCGCCGCGCTCATCATCGCCGCGTCGTACGCGGGACAGGCGATCGAGCGTCGGCACCGCCGCTCGCGCGCGGAGGCGAGCGGCGGCGCCGACGGCGAAGCGGTCAGCTCCGGTCCGCGGTCGGTCGCCGCCACCGACCCCAGACCGTCGCCGTGA
- a CDS encoding twin-arginine translocase TatA/TatE family subunit, producing the protein MFFGLTIEKMILIGVIAALIIGPERLPAAAESLRRALIRARGFAKTAQERVRDELGSEGADVDWQRLDPRQYDPRRIIREALLADPEPTVAPRAASTDADGPTPAAARQAESGPGDAPAARADTDRNTDSTRRTAA; encoded by the coding sequence GTGTTCTTCGGCCTCACCATCGAGAAGATGATCCTCATCGGCGTCATCGCGGCGCTCATCATCGGTCCCGAGCGGCTTCCCGCCGCGGCGGAGTCTCTGCGGCGCGCCCTCATCCGTGCGCGCGGCTTCGCGAAGACCGCCCAGGAGCGGGTGCGTGACGAGCTCGGCTCCGAGGGGGCCGACGTCGACTGGCAACGACTCGACCCCCGCCAGTACGACCCGCGCCGCATCATCCGGGAGGCTCTGCTCGCCGATCCGGAGCCGACCGTCGCGCCGCGCGCCGCTTCGACGGACGCCGACGGCCCGACCCCCGCCGCCGCTCGTCAGGCGGAGTCGGGACCCGGGGACGCGCCCGCCGCCCGCGCCGACACCGACCGCAACACCGACAGCACGCGCCGCACAGCCGCGTAG